Genomic segment of Phycisphaerales bacterium:
AATCGTCACTGGCTTTGGTTGCGATGTTCGGATGCGCTGCGGCGCTGGCCGGTCCGCCTGAATTCGAACCTCCGTTCCGCGTCAGCGCGGGCGATGAGTGGATCGACGTGGACATCGGCCACGCGGCGCCGTGGGTCGCGGATTGGAACGGCGACGGGAAGAACGACCTGCTCGTCGGCCAGTTCGGCGACGGCAAGATGCGCATCTACCGCAACGTCGGCAGCAACGCCGAGCCGAAGTTCGACAGCGACTTCGCGTGGTTTCAGACGCGCAAGGGGCTCGGCTCGATCCCGTCGGGCTGATGCGTCGGCTTCGGTCCGCAGTTGGCGGACCTCAACGGCGACGGGATGCGCGATGTGATCTCCGGCTCGTGGCCAGGCGAAATCTTCTTCTTCGCCGGCGCCCGCGACGGTGCGTACGAAGAGCCGATCAAACTCGAAAGCAGCAGCGGCGGCGACGTGAACGTGGGCCAGGCGTCGGCCGCGGCGGTGACGGACTGGGACCGCGACGGGGATCTCGATCTCCTCCTCGGCACCATTGAAGGCGACGTCTTCTTCGTGCCCAACGTCCACGAAGGCAAGGGCGTGCCGAAGTTCGGCGACGCGCAGCAACTGGCGGCCGGCGGCGAGAACATCCGCGTGAAGGGCGATGCCGGGCCGACCGTGGCCGACTGGGATGGCGACGGCGCGGATGATCTCATCTGCGGCGACGGCCAGGGCGGCGTGTGGTTCTATCGCGCCACGGCACGCGGCGAAAGGCAGATGCCCACGCTCGCCGCCGCCATCGCGCTCGTGCAGCCGATGTCGGATGAAGAGATGATGGCCGCGTACACCAACCCGACTGACGACATCGAAGGCAAACTCATCAAGCGCCCCGGCGCGCGCACCAAGGTCTGCATCGCGGACTGGAATGGCGACAGCCGTCTCGACGTGCTCGTAGGCGACTTTCAGACGACGACCGCCGAGCAGCCGAACCTGTCGGATGAAGACATCGCGGAGCGCGATCGAATCCGGGAGCGGCAGCAGACCGTGATGACGCGCTACCAGCAACTCTGGGCGGTGCTCGACGCCAAACTCCGCGAGCGCGTCGGCGTCGGACCCGAAGAGGAAATGACGACCGAGCAGCAGGAGAAGTGGGGCCAACTCTGGGATGAAGTTTCCGCCGAGGTCGAGGGCTTCAACGAGGTTTCGACCGAACTGCAGGAACTCTGGCCGCAGTTGGCGCGTTTCGAACCCGAACGGCGGAACCACGGCTGGGTCTGGGTCTACTTGCGCAAGGCCGCGGACGCGAGCGCGTCTGCCGAGCCGGGGCCGTAGAGCGGACCGAGGGGCGACTGGACAGTGGGCGAGGGCGCAGGCCGAGACGAGCCGCGACTGTGAAGGTCGATTGGGCAACCCCGTCATTCCCGCGCAGAGCCTGCTCCTGCGAAGGGCGGGGCGGAACTCCACGGGCGTGCAGTCGCGCACGTACTCGTCTTCGAAAAATGAACGTCCCAGCCCGCTCGACTGGATGCCTGCCTTCGCAGGCATGACGACACGTGCCGCGACAGCACGTGCCAGAGTTCGTCACTTCCGCGTTCTCGCAGCTAGGATGCGTTCGGCGCGACAACTTCGCACCGCATCAACAAAAACAGCGCACACCGCCGGTGCGGTGTGCGCTGTGAAAGGCGATGACCTCGCAGGTCATCTCGCGGCTTATTCGCTCTTGAGGACCATGTACAGCGGCTGACCGCCGCGCTCGATCTTGAGCAGCACGCCCTCGCCGAGGTTCTTCGCCTGGTTGGCGAGGTCGCGGGCGCTTCGCACCGCCGAGTGATTTGCCTCGACGATGACGTCTTCCGGCTGCAGGCCGGCGCGTTCGGCGGGCGAACCGGGCTGCACCTGCGTCACGAGCAGGCCACCGGCCGCCGAAACGCCCAGTTGCCGGCGCAGATCATCCGTCAGCGGCTGCACCGCCAAGCCCAGCGACGCTTCCGCCGACGGCGCCTGCGACGGCGCCTGCGAGGCGATCACCTGCTCCTGCCCCGGGCGCTGCCCCAGCGTCAGCGGGACGACCTGCTCGGAGCCATTGCGCGAGACGGTCACTTTCACCTGCTCGCCCGGCTCGCGCTGGCCGATGAAGTTGATCAGGGCGCGCGGCGAATCGATCGTGCGGTTGTCCACCTCGACGATGATGTCGCCCGACTTGAGGCCGCTCTTCTGAGCAGGCGTGCCATCCATCACGTTCGTCACGACCACGCCGGTCGAGCCGGTGTAGTTGAACGCGTGGGCGAGATCAGGCGTGAGCGGCTGTACACCGACGCCGATCCAGCCGCGATCGACGCGTCCGCTGTCGATGAGTGAATCGGCCACGTGCTGGGCGAGGTTGGACGGGATGGCAAAGCCGATGCCGTCGCTTCCGCCGGTGCGCGAGTGAATGGCGGAGTTGATGCCGACCATCTCGCCGTGCAGATTGACGAGCGGGCCACCGGAGTTGCCGGGGTTGATCGCCGCGTCCGTCTGGATGAAGTCTTCGTAGGTGTTCAGGCCGATGTTGCCGCGACCCTTGGCGCTCACGACGCCGGCGGTTACGGTGTGGTCGAGGCCGAAGGGGTTACCGACCGCGACGACCCAGTCGCCCTGCTGGAGCGCATCGGAGTCGCCGAACTTCGCGGCGGGCAGGCCGGTCGCATCGATCTTGATCACGGCGAGGTCGCTGTCGGGGTCGGCGCCCACGACGGTGGCGGTGTAGTCGCGCCGGTCGCTGAGGCGAACCTTCAGTTCGTCAGCGCCCTGCACGACGTGGTTGTTGGTGAGGATGTAGCCGTCCGACTTGATGATGACGCCCGAACCCTGGCCGCGGCGCTCGGGCATCGGGCCGCCCTGACCGCCGAAGGGCACGATCTGCCCCGGCGTGTCGCCGAAGAAGCGGCGGAACTCAGGGGGAATCTGCTGACGCAGCTGCGGCGGAATCTGCTGGCCCGGCGACTGCTGGTTAAATGAGACGTTGTCGGGCCGATCGACCGTGGTGATGTTCACGACCGACGGCGAGATGGTCCGGGCCGCATCACGGAACGCCGCGGAGATCGCCTCCGCCGACGAGATGGCCTTGGGAGGCGCGGGGTCATCGAATCCCATGAGCACGGGTGCAGTCAGAAATGTACAGGCGCCGCCGGCGACGATGAGCGAGGCCAGTCGGCGCGGCAGAAATCCGCGGGATGACTTGTGTGATCGCATGAGCATGTCCTTTCGTTATTGCGAGCCCCCGTTGCCACAAACCCTTCTGATTTTGCGGGGCCCGCTCGGGGCTAGTACGAGCGGAGTGAGCGCGAGGTTCAGTCGCTCGTGAAATCGTGCGCGTTGCCCGATCCGCGCGAACCGGTTGCCGGCGCACGCACAACAGGGCCGCCGGAACCGAGCCGCAAAGTCCGGAAACGAGCTGCGCCGCCCGGAGCCGAGCCCCGACCGTGAGGGAGGGTCTTGGCCGTGTGCGCTCAACGATGAATCGAGCGCAGCCGCGTTTCGAACGTCCTGGCCCCGTGCTGACGCGTGGGGCTCGGATCACGCAGCAGCGTGCTCATGCGTGGATGGCCGATGCCTCAGCGAGATCGAACTAGTTCACACGCCGCGCGATCAACGTGTGGTCTCCGTCGATGATCGTCATGTCCAATGCCAGATCCTCGATCACCGAAAAGGTGATGCTCACATCTGGCGCACCGACGGGATGAAAGACGTGGCCACCTTCATTGAGCAGAAAGCGAGCGGAGCGATCATCGCGCGAAAGCATCAGCCCCTGGCGCTTGTCGCTCCAGGCGATGCTCAGTCGCACGTGGGGCATGCCGATCGGCTCGTACTGAGCCACGTACGGTTTGGCGGCCGCTTCATCGACCGGCAGGTTGGCCGGCGATTCATCGGCGCCTCCCAGCGCCGTGAGATACTCGACCACATCATGCGCCTCATCCTCGCCGGCCACCGCGTGCTTGAGCAGCGTGATGCCGTGCGGCCCGGGCGTGCGTTGAATTCCCGGATGAGCGGTGCAGATCGCGCGCACCACATCCACCTGGCCGAGCATCGCAAACGTAAACAGGTTGGCCCGCGCGCCGTGCGCCAGCAGGACCTCGGCAATGTCGCGTCGACCCACGTGCGAAGCGGCGCCCAGCGCCGACTCCCAGTCGCCGAACCCCCAGTCCCAACTCGCGCGCGCCAACGCCGGACGCTGCTTGACCAGCGAAGTCACTTCATCGAGCTTCGTGTGCGCAGCGCCGACGATCATCTGGACGATCTGCGGATCCTGCGACGGATAGGACTCGCCAAAGGAAGGCCCGCCTTCGAGGCGGCCAAGCAGGTGCGCGGCCGCCCGCTGTTCAGGCGCCAGCAAGGCCGAAAGCGCTACCGCGGGTGTGGCGGACATAAACATTCGACGGGAAAGTCGTTTCATGGCGGATCCTCGCGGCACGTGCCGTCGTTCTTTCGGATTCGGTACCGCCGCCGCCGTCTCTCGTTGCGACGATGGGGCCGAACAACCGGCAGCGGGTGATAACCAATCCAGGCGCCGTGATCCAGAGGTCGGCTTTGGGACCGGCGGGCCACGCGGTTGCGGGCGGCGCGCTCAATGTGATTCGTCCATCATTCGCGCACTCGCGTGGCCTGCGCTCGCAAAGCCTCGCTTGACCACGGCACCCGGCCGTTGGATCATGAGGACTACCGCGACTTGTTCACCGTCTTGGCATGCAGATTCAGCATGTACTCATCTGACTTCCCATCGCCGGACAAGTGATAGATGATCTTGTCGGCCTTTCCATCCTCGTCAAAGTAGACGGTGATCCACTCCGTCAACACCGGACCCGCAGATTGGATGAAGAAGTCGTGACCGTAGGTAAATGAGTAGAACTTGCTTGCGCTGGCTCTTCCCGGTACGGAGGCGCTGCCCATGGCTGCAAGCTTCTGATCCACGATCAACTCCGTATCGCCCGCCGACACGCCAAATGAGAGGAAGTCGAAGCTGTGGCGTCCGCTGTACTGATAATCGCGACTGTGGCGGTACAACCACCATGCATGCGCGTTCGAAGCCTGCTTCCAACACATCATCATCAGGCATAAGCACGCGAACACACCCACACCAATCGAGCACAGCCTGCGCTGCCTGATCTTCTCTGCACGTTCGTCGGTCATCATCGACCTCCGACGACTACTCGCGCTGCGCCAGCATCACCTGGAACGCGAGTTGTTCGAGCTGAACCGCCAGGTCCACGCTGCTGATCGACACGTGCGGCGGGACCTGCAGGCGCTTGGGGGCGAAGTTGAGAATCCCCGTCACCCCCGCCTTGACCAGTTGATCGCACACGCTCTGCGCCGCCGCGGCCGGTACGGCGACGATGCCGAAGCGTACCGAACGGCTCTGCACCACGCGCGCCAGGTCGGCCATCGGCGCCACCTTCACGCCGTGCACGCTCTGGCCCACGACCGAGTCGCTCACGTCGAACGCAGCCACGATGTGAAAGCCCTTGCGCCGAAAGCCGCCGTGATCGAGAAGGGCGCGGCCGATGTTGCCCACGCCCACGAGGCACACGTTGGACACCTGGTCGCTGCCCAGCAGCCGGCGCAGTTCCGCGGCCAGTTGCGAGACGTTGTAGCCGATGCCCGGCTGGCCGAACTGCCCGAAGTAGCCCAGGTCCTTGCGCACCTGCGCATCGGTCAGGCTCAGCGCTTCGCCGAGCTGCTTGGATGACACCGTCGTGCGGCCGGCTTCGAGCAGATCTTCAACCTCGCGCAGATACAGGCTGAGACGCTTGATGGCCGGGAGCGGGATGTTGGCGGTCGGCCTGGGGGAGTCGAGGTGGTTGGGCATGAGGCACCGAGGCGGGCGAGGCGGATGAAAGGCCGGGCAGGTCGTCGGCGAGGCGGGTTGCTGTAGGTCTGATAACGCGAACCGCTCCGCCGGCCGGCTCTGCTTTGCGAGGGCGGTGTACCATATTCCATCGGCACGCGCTGAGCGACCAGTGAGAACGAAACGCCCGTAACGTCGCTACTGCACCACACTTGCGTGTGGCGTGCCGGCAACAGGCCGCAAAGCCAACGTCCGCTTTGCCGCCTCTGGCTTCGGATTCCACGCGCGGCACGGGCCTTGCTTTCCGTCCGGCGGTCTCAACATCTGAAGAAAGGCACGACCATGAGCATCCTGCTTCTCGGCGCGGCGTTTGCGCTCAACGCCGCTCAACCCAACTACATCCTCAACGAACCGCAGTGGCGCGGCTCGACGCGCGGCGTGCTGCTCGAGTGCCCGCCGCCCTACCACGGCCACGCGCAACTCGTCACCCGCGAGTTCTCCGCAGCGCCCGACTTTGAGATCTCCGGCGTGCGCATTCTGTCGCGCGACTCCATGCTCGACAACTGCTCGCAGCCCGGGCCGGACTGGTACGGCGTGCCCGGCGCCTTCGCCCGCATCCACGCGTGGGTCGGCGAAGTGCCCATCGTCTTCGATCCGTTCGACCGACTGCCCGAGTACGCGCCCGGCCAGCTTCGCCGCGCCCAGAACCTCTGGCTCGATGAGCAGGGTCTCGTGAACCAGGCCCGCCTCGTCCGCCGCGCCATTCCCGCGCCCGTCGTGGAGGAAGTGGAGCAGGGCGCACTGCCCGAGCCGATCATGATCATCCCCAAGCCGGAGAAGAAGAGCACGCGCGACCTGCCGCTGGAGGTGCATCGCCTCTCGCCGACGCGCATCATGATCACCGACGGCTCCGTGCTGCCGACGATCGAGACTGCGGCCGCGACGAAATGACACATCGCTGAAAAAAAGGTGCCAGGCACCTTTTCCGCCGCAGGCGCTGTATTCAACTGAACGTCACTCCTGGCTCGCGACGCTGACTCACACCAGTCGGCGTCGCAGCCGTTTTCTGCGGCGGCACGGGACTGGGGCGGATGCCACACCGCGATGCACTTCAGAGGCCGGGATGCCGTGCGCGAGCGCCGAAGCAGTTCCGCCCCGCGGCTATCGATTCAACTCTCGATCGAGCGCCCTGCGAAATCGCGCGTGCCGGGCCATCGCCTGCACGTAGCCCCGCTCCGATCCGTCGCACTTGCCCAGCGCGATGGTGCGCAGGGCCGCCCGCTCGGCGGCGCTCCAGCGCGCTACGGCGGGACCGAGCAGGGACAGGATCGGCGCCATCCGCCGCAGGCTCTCGCGGCGATGTCTGTCGACGAGATGTCGCTTCGTGATGCCCAGCCGGCCGGCCACTCGCGCCGCCATCTCTTCGGCCACCGCCACGCGGTCGCGCGGGCCGCGCTCGGCGATCGCTTTGCCGACAGCCGTCGCCAAGCGTCCGAGATTGGACTCGGCGAACAGTTCGTCAGCCGCACGGCCAGGCAGCGAGAGCACGAGATCGCTCCGCGCCAGCCGCTGGAGGTTGCGCGGCGTGGTTCGATGCGAGGGGTTTGCCTTCAGTCGCCTCCATTCGCGCGCGGCGAGTGTGCGGATGGCGCGTGATGCGGGCCGGAATCCGAGGCGGTAGTAGAACCAGAATGCGCCGCTTTCGATGGCCTCATCGTTGTCATCGCCGAACTGGTATGGGCTGGCGATGAAGTGACTGATGTCAAAGAGAGAGTGGAACGCGCGGAGCGTGAGCGCAAAGAGCATCGCCGCCTCGCTGCCGCGAAACTCCTCGAAGATGTTGATGCCCGTGTTGCCTTGCGCGAACAGCGGGCTCACGCCGCCGTAGCCGACCGGCACGCCGCCTGCGAACAGCATGTACCCGTAGTTGCCTTCGAGCGGGAGGCGCTGCTCGGGCACGACGCCCAGCACGGCCAGCAGCACGCTCTCTCCAAGATCGATCAGGTAGATTTCATCGAGGTTGGCAAAGCGCATCGCGTGCACTTCCCGGCCGCGCGCCGCCAGGGCCGCGACGGTGACCGCCCTGACCTGCGCCGCCTGCGCCCGCGGCAGCGGCGGCGGAATGTGCAGCGGGTCGGCGATCAGCGGCCCGGCATCACCGGGTCTGCGAAACGGGCCCCGCCCCGCGGGCTTCTCCCGGCCCGGCAGTCGCAGCAGCGTTGTCGAGCCGGTCGAGCGATGGAGGTTCCAGACCACCGGAACTTCGGCGTCTTCAAAGAGGGCGATGGCCGCGTCGCGGTCGCGTCCGCGCGCTTCGACTTCGCGCACGAGCCAGTCCACGGCCGTGCCGCCGCGCCGGCCGCGGGCGTGGTCGATCCATTCCTGCGTGCTCACGTTCCCGTCATCGAGCGTCTGCTGCTCAGCATTGAGCGCGATGCGATAAAGCAGGCCGTCAAGACGTTCGGGCTCGTCGTATCCGCTCCAGTCGATCTCACACTCGCCCGGCCAGCGCTGGGCGATCGTGCGCAGCGACTCGTAGCCGAACGTGTACTGCGTGCGGGCGCCGATGATGCCGGTGTCGATGAGCATGGCGCGCTGGCGCGGCGTCAGCGCGGATGTACGTTGCTCGAAGCGCTTCAGCGCAGCGCGCGCGGCCCTGACGGTTGCAGCCGCCCTGCCGAATGCACTGAGGAACAGCAGCAGGCTGTGGTAGCGCCGGAGCACTGCGCTCGTGGGCGCGGCTCGCCGTTCGAGCTGGCTGATGGCGCTGGCGATCTGATGTGAGTGCGCTGCGGAGCCATCGTTCCCGCGGATGAGTCGCGCCAGCGCGTTCAGTTGTGATGCGGTCATGATCGTGCTGGTTGATCCGCGTGCCGGCACTGACACTATTCTCCGCGATACTCACACCGGCTCGTGCACGTCTCGCGCACGACGATCTCAGCCAGCATCGGCAGGTTCGGCTTGAGGCGATCCCACAGCCAGACGGCGATCATCTCGCTCGTCGGATTCTCGAGGCCGTCGACTTCGTTGAGGCAGTAGTGGTCGAGCTGTTTGCGCAGGGGCTCGATGATCTGGCTCAGATCGCCGTAGTCGATGAGGTGGTACTGACCGGCGGGGATCTCGCCTTCGACGACGACATCAACGCTGAACGAATGCCCGTGCATGCGCCTGCACTTGTGCCCCTGCGGAAAGGACGGCAGGAAGTGCGCCGCTTCAAAGGTGAACGTCTTGACCAGACGCATGTGCATCGCGGCAATGATAAGGCAAGCCGCGCCCGCCGACGACCGGAAGCCGAGCCCCACGCGTCAGCACGGGGTTGAGCGTGCGCTGCGCGGTTGGCGAGATGCAGCGCGAAGAACGCAGGCCGTCGAAGACCCTCCCTTACGGTCGGGGCTCGGATCTTGGAGATACTGAGAGAGTCAATCACGCCACGTCGACGCGCGGGGCGTGTCGGCGGGCCGGTGGCTGGCGGTCACAGTTCGGATACGCAGCGCGCAGCGCATCTTCGAGCGCGTGGATGCTGTCGGTCAACCAGACTACGGCAGGCGCATCGACGTGTTCATCGACGAACTGCAGCGAGTGCGCCAGGCGGCTGGCGCAGGTGATGAGCACCAGATCCCCATCGTGCCAGCGCAGCGGCAGCAGACGAAGGTTCCACGCGTTGTGCGGGCTGAGATTGCTCAACGCTTCACGATTGCGCGGCTCGCCCGGCAGTGCGATGCGAGGACAGAAGCGCGCGTACTGCAGAGCCCATGCGTTCCAGATCGCCTCGGTGGGCACGTGGAACATCTTCGAAGCGATCCGGCCGAACGGCTGGTAGCGGCGGCGCTGCTCGATGAGAATGTTCTCGAGTTGATCAGCCGTCAACTCATCGCACTCGACCAGCAGTTCGCCCATTCTTTTGAACACAAGGGTCTCCGGGGTTTGGAAGGCAGCGAGGCATGGAGGATCGCGGGGGTCATGAGCCTCAGGGTCGAATGACGACGCGGAGGCTCGGCGCGGCGGAGCGCGCGGGACTCTGCGTCGCCAAGTTCCATCCAACTATCAGATCGAACATCCGCACGCGGGAGATGATCGGCCGCCGCCACACCCGGCCCGGCCGGGGCCACCTGTGCGGCCCGCTGAAGGATCGGCGTCGAAAAAAGGTGCCAGGTACCTTTTCCGGAAAAGGTACCTGGCACCTTTCTTTTTGTCTATGCGCCGGCAGCCGGGCGGGCCGACTGCGCGGGCTGGCTGGGCGCTTCGACCTGAGGCTGCGGCAGCACCTGGTTCCGGTAAATGCGGCTGATGCGCGGCGAGAGGCCGCACAGCAGCATGTACGGCTGCAGGTTCGCCTGCGCCGCCAGCGTCGGCAGATGATTGCCCGCGGCCGGGTCGCTGCCGATCAGCTCCACGCTCGCCCCCACTCCCACCGCTACGGCGAGGTCCGTCAGGTCGACCGTCAGCTGATCCATACTCACCCGCCCGATCACCGGCGCCTCACACCACTGTGAACCCGCCTGCACCCGGACCACCGCCTTGTTCGACAGCGTGACCGGATAACCATCCGCGTATCCCACGGGCACGAGGCCCACGCGCGTGCGCCGGCGTGCCCGCCACGTGCGGCCATAGCCGACGGTCGTGCCCGGCTCGATCCACTTGGTGTGCACGAGCCGGCTGGTCCAGGTCACGATGGGCAGCAGCGCTTCGCCGGCCGCAAGGTGCACTTCTTCGCGCAGCGCCTCACAGCCAAAGCCCGTCCACGCGAGGCCGATGCGCACCATGTCGAGGTGATACTTCGGATCGCGCAGCACCGCGTGCGTGCTGGCCGCGTGCAGCCGGCAGGATTCGGGAATGAGCGCATCCATCTCCGCGGCGAGGGCGTTGAAGGCGTCCAGTTGTGCGGCCGTGGCGCGCTCGTCGCCCTCGGCGCTGGCGAAGTGCGTGAAAAAACCGTGCAGTTCGACGGCTCGGGTGGAGGCGACGCGTTCGAGCATCTCACGCACGTCAGCGACGTTGGCCCCGCCGCGGCTCATGCCCGTATCGACTTCGACGTGGATCGGCAGGCGGCAGCCGATGCTGTCGGCCAGGGCGATGAGGTGGTTGAGATGGGCGAGATCGTGCACGACAAAGTGCAGCCGCCCCGAGACCACGGCGCGATACACCGGCCCGGGCCGGGGCACGTCGTGGATGGGCATGAGCACGAGCAGCGGCTTGCCGACGTTGGCCTTGCAGAGCTGCTCGGCCTGCTCAAGGGTGTAGACGGCCAGCAGATCGATGGGCAGGTGGTCCATCCAGCGGGCAATGCGCGTCGCCCCAAGGCCGTAGGCGTCGGCCTTGATAACGCAGCACAGTTCGACGTTGCGGCCGATGACGCGGCGAAGCACGCCGACGTTGTGCGCCAGGCGCTGCAGATCGACCTGGATTTCGCTGGCGATGGACAAGGGGGCTTTCGTGGCGGCAGGCGGTGGCGGAAGTCCGCTCACTTGTATCGTACATCGCCGCGTTCTATCATCAAGCATTCTCAGGGCCGCCGCCTGGCGCGGTCCTGCCGCCTCGACGAGGCCTCCGCCGTCCCCCCGAGCGTGGTGTTCGAGAGGCCCGTCGAGAGTAAGACTGCACAGATGACCGACCAGACCCAGACCGTCCAAACCCCATTCTCGGACCTCGGATTGCGCGGCAGCGTCAGCCGCGGCGTGGCCGAAGCCGGCTTTGAACAGCCCACCGAGATCCAGGCGCAGATCATCCCGCCGATCCTCGCCGGGCGCGACGTGCTCGGCCAGGCGCGCACCGGCACCGGCAAGACCGCCGCCTTCGGCCTGCCCCTGCTGCATCTGGGCGATCCCGACGTCCCCAGCCAGGCGCTCATCCTCGTGCCCACGCGCGAACTGGCCATGCAGGTGGACACCGAGCTGAAAAAGCTCGGCCGCTACACGCCCATCCGCTCGCAGCCGATCTACGGCGGGCAACGCCTGCGCAGCCAGATCGCCGAGTTCGAGAAGCGCCGGCCCAATCTCATCGTCGGCACGCCCGGCCGCGTCATGGACCTCCACCAGCGCGGCGTGCTCTCTTATGACAACATCAAGCGCGTCGTGCTCGACGAAGTCGATCGCATGCTCGACATCGGCTTCCGCGAGGACATCCGCAAGATCCTCGGCGGCGTAAAGCGCCCGGCCCAGTTTGTCTTCGTCAGCGCCACCATCACCGAAGAGATCGAGACGCTGGCGCGCAAGTACATGACCGACCCGGTCAAGA
This window contains:
- a CDS encoding VCBS repeat-containing protein — protein: MADLNGDGMRDVISGSWPGEIFFFAGARDGAYEEPIKLESSSGGDVNVGQASAAAVTDWDRDGDLDLLLGTIEGDVFFVPNVHEGKGVPKFGDAQQLAAGGENIRVKGDAGPTVADWDGDGADDLICGDGQGGVWFYRATARGERQMPTLAAAIALVQPMSDEEMMAAYTNPTDDIEGKLIKRPGARTKVCIADWNGDSRLDVLVGDFQTTTAEQPNLSDEDIAERDRIRERQQTVMTRYQQLWAVLDAKLRERVGVGPEEEMTTEQQEKWGQLWDEVSAEVEGFNEVSTELQELWPQLARFEPERRNHGWVWVYLRKAADASASAEPGP
- a CDS encoding DegQ family serine endoprotease, with protein sequence MLMRSHKSSRGFLPRRLASLIVAGGACTFLTAPVLMGFDDPAPPKAISSAEAISAAFRDAARTISPSVVNITTVDRPDNVSFNQQSPGQQIPPQLRQQIPPEFRRFFGDTPGQIVPFGGQGGPMPERRGQGSGVIIKSDGYILTNNHVVQGADELKVRLSDRRDYTATVVGADPDSDLAVIKIDATGLPAAKFGDSDALQQGDWVVAVGNPFGLDHTVTAGVVSAKGRGNIGLNTYEDFIQTDAAINPGNSGGPLVNLHGEMVGINSAIHSRTGGSDGIGFAIPSNLAQHVADSLIDSGRVDRGWIGVGVQPLTPDLAHAFNYTGSTGVVVTNVMDGTPAQKSGLKSGDIIVEVDNRTIDSPRALINFIGQREPGEQVKVTVSRNGSEQVVPLTLGQRPGQEQVIASQAPSQAPSAEASLGLAVQPLTDDLRRQLGVSAAGGLLVTQVQPGSPAERAGLQPEDVIVEANHSAVRSARDLANQAKNLGEGVLLKIERGGQPLYMVLKSE
- the queD gene encoding 6-carboxytetrahydropterin synthase QueD — protein: MHMRLVKTFTFEAAHFLPSFPQGHKCRRMHGHSFSVDVVVEGEIPAGQYHLIDYGDLSQIIEPLRKQLDHYCLNEVDGLENPTSEMIAVWLWDRLKPNLPMLAEIVVRETCTSRCEYRGE
- the alr gene encoding alanine racemase, whose amino-acid sequence is MSIASEIQVDLQRLAHNVGVLRRVIGRNVELCCVIKADAYGLGATRIARWMDHLPIDLLAVYTLEQAEQLCKANVGKPLLVLMPIHDVPRPGPVYRAVVSGRLHFVVHDLAHLNHLIALADSIGCRLPIHVEVDTGMSRGGANVADVREMLERVASTRAVELHGFFTHFASAEGDERATAAQLDAFNALAAEMDALIPESCRLHAASTHAVLRDPKYHLDMVRIGLAWTGFGCEALREEVHLAAGEALLPIVTWTSRLVHTKWIEPGTTVGYGRTWRARRRTRVGLVPVGYADGYPVTLSNKAVVRVQAGSQWCEAPVIGRVSMDQLTVDLTDLAVAVGVGASVELIGSDPAAGNHLPTLAAQANLQPYMLLCGLSPRISRIYRNQVLPQPQVEAPSQPAQSARPAAGA
- a CDS encoding redox-sensing transcriptional repressor Rex, producing the protein MPNHLDSPRPTANIPLPAIKRLSLYLREVEDLLEAGRTTVSSKQLGEALSLTDAQVRKDLGYFGQFGQPGIGYNVSQLAAELRRLLGSDQVSNVCLVGVGNIGRALLDHGGFRRKGFHIVAAFDVSDSVVGQSVHGVKVAPMADLARVVQSRSVRFGIVAVPAAAAQSVCDQLVKAGVTGILNFAPKRLQVPPHVSISSVDLAVQLEQLAFQVMLAQRE